In Pseudomonas campi, the sequence TGGCCGCCAGCGTGGAGATGGCCGAACTGGTGGAAATCTTCCAGTGGCTCAGCGAAGACCAGTCGCGCCAATTGCCGGCCGAACAGCTGCAGCATGCTGGCCAGGAAGTCGGCGATATCGTCCTCTACCTGTTGCTGCTGTGCAGCGAGCTGGGCATCGACATGGAACAGGTGGTGCGGGCCAAGCTGGCCGACAACGAAAGGCGCTTTGCCCAATGAGCGACCGTCACTTCGATGAACTGGCCACCCGCTTCGCCGAGAAAATATACGGCGGCGCCAAGGGCGCGATCCGCCTGGCCGTGCTCCAGGCCGACCTCAAGGAGGGCCTGCCGGAGCGCCCGCTGCGCGTGCTGGATATCGGCGCCGGGCTCGGCCACATGTCGCTGTGGCTGGCCCAGCGCGGCCATGCGGTGACCCTCGCCGAACCGGCCGCGCCGATGCTTGAAGGCGCCCGCCAGCGCTTTGCCGAAGCCGGGGTGAACGCGACCTTTATCCAGGCGCCCTGGCAGGAACTGCTCGGCCAGTTCAACCAGCCCTTTGACCTGGTGCTCTGCCATGCCGTGCTGGAATGGCTGGCCGAGCCGCACGCCATCCTGCCGGTGCTGCACCAGCTCACCGCACCCGGCGGCTGGCTGTCGTTGGCCTTCTACAACAAGGACGCGCTGATCTACCGCAACCTGCTCAAGGGCCATTTTCGCAAGCTGCGCAAGGCCCAGTTCGCCGGCGAGAAGCAGAGCCTGACACCGCAGCGCCCGCTCGACCCACGCGAGCTGGCGGCGCAACTCGCCGAGCACTGGACGGTCGAAAGCCAGAGCGGTGTGCGCGTGTTCCACGACTACATGCCCAGCGCCTTCCAGGCCAAGGCGGAACTGGCCGACCTGCTGGCCATGGAGCTGGAACATCGCCGCCACCCGGCATTCGCCGGCCTGGGGCGCTACCTGCACTGGATCTGCCGGCCGCTGTAGCCCGGATGCAATCCGGGATGCGGGCACAGAGCCCCGGATTGCATCCGGGCTACGCTGAAACGGGCTCCAGGAGACAAGCATGAAAGCCCCCATCTATTTCATTCCACTAGCCCTGCTGGCGGCCTGCCAGAGCCCCAACCCCTATGTGGCCGATTCACGTCCGCTGCCGACAGCACCTGCAGAAGCGGCCAGCCATTTCGACCGCAGCGCCTACCCGGCCGCCCCGCGTGACTACGGTCGCTATCGCAACTGGAGTTGGCTCGATGGCCAGTTGCCGAGCGGCAGTGCCTGGGCCGATGGCGCGCTGCTCGCCGAGGCGCTGAGCAATGGCCTCGACCAACGCGGCCTGCGCCCGAGCAGTGGCGCTGGCGATCTGCTGGTCAGCGCGTCCTTGCAGCTGGAGCGCCGTCAGTACCAGGTACGCGAAGACTACGGCAGCTATTACGGCCACGGCCCCTATGGTGATCACTACGGCATGTACGGCAGCGTGCCCATGGTGCGCAACTACGAGGTGGAAGTGACGGTGGTGCGCATCGACTTGTTCGATGGGCAGAGCGGCGAGCCGGTCTGGAGCGGCAATGCCGAAGCGCCCAGCCAGGGCAGCCAGAGCGATCGCGCCGATGCCCTGCGCCGCGCTATCAGCGATGCCCTGGGCAGCTATCCACCAAACTGAAACAGGGCTTGCCGAAGCGCTCGCCGTGCGCTTCGATAGAGGCTCTACCTCGGAGGTTTGCCCATGCTGCCGCGCCTGCTGCTGATACCCATCCTGCTGTTGCTGGCCGCCTGCCAGAATGTGCAGGTGGAGCGTGATTACGATGCCAGCCGCGATTTCGCCGGCTACCGCAGCTGGACCTGGCAGGAGCCGGCGCTGCAGTACCGTCCGGACGATCCACGGGTCAAGAGTGACCTCACCGAGCAGCGCATCCGCGAGGCCGTCAGCCAGCAACTCGATCAGCGCGGCCTGCGTCCGGCGCCAGAGGGCAGCCCGGCGGACCTCAAGGTGCAGGTCTGGCTGATCGTCGAACAGCACCAGGATCAGGTCAGCACCCACTACTCCATGGGGTACTGGGGTGGCGCTTGGGGCGGTTACTGGGGTGGGCCGATCCAGACCGAAACCCGCACGGTCGACTACAAGGTGGCGACCCTGCAGGTCGACCTGCTCGACGGCAAGGACGGCAAGCTGGTCTGGCGCGGCAGCGCGGAACAGGTCATGCGCCGCTCGCCGCCCACCCCCACAGAGCGCGAAGCGGCCATCCGCGAAACCGTCGGCCAGGTTCTCAGCCAGTACCCGCCGCAATGAATGACCGCCTGCTCGGCCATCGCCCGGCCCACGACGATGACCTCGCCGCAGTGCTCGGTTTCGTGCACAACGCCGAGGAACTGTTCTTCGCCTTTCCCCGCGCCAGCTGGCCGCTGACCCACGCTCAGCTGAGTGAGGCCTGCGCCACGCGCCAGAGCAGCACCCTGGCCCTGCTCGATGGGCGCCCGGCCGGCTTCGCCAACTTTTATCAGAGCCAGCGCGGCGAGTTCTGCGCCCTCGGCAACCTGATGATCGCCCCCTGGGCCCGTGGCCAGGGCGTGGCGCAATACCTTATCGGGGTGATGGAGCGCCTCGCCGCCCGCGATTTCCAGGCCCGCGCGCTGCATGCCTCGTGCTTCAACCAGAACGCCGCCGGGCTGCTGCTGTATGCACGCCTGGGCTATGCCCTCAGCGGCCTGGTCGAACGACAGAACAAGCACGGTGAGCGGGTGGCGCTGGTGCAGTTCTGCAAAAACCTGTGACCCTCAACTATGGCTATTCGTAGGGTGGACCGCGCTCCATCGATGCACCGAGCGGTTCCATGTTGGATGAAAAACGCGTCATCCACCCTAGGGGTTACGACCAGCCTGCGGACTGGCCCGCGTAGATGGCTAAACCCTGGCGCCCTGAATAGCCTGCGCCGGCCAACCGGCCAACAAGCTGACCAACTCGACAGCAAAGCGCATAATGCCCCACCCTGTGTTGCCCGGAGATCGCCATGCCCAACTGGTGGTTACTCGCCCTGCCCCTCATCGCCGGCGCCTGCCTGCCGCTGCAGGCCGGTATCAATGGCCAG encodes:
- a CDS encoding DUF4136 domain-containing protein, with the protein product MKAPIYFIPLALLAACQSPNPYVADSRPLPTAPAEAASHFDRSAYPAAPRDYGRYRNWSWLDGQLPSGSAWADGALLAEALSNGLDQRGLRPSSGAGDLLVSASLQLERRQYQVREDYGSYYGHGPYGDHYGMYGSVPMVRNYEVEVTVVRIDLFDGQSGEPVWSGNAEAPSQGSQSDRADALRRAISDALGSYPPN
- a CDS encoding GNAT family N-acetyltransferase produces the protein MNDRLLGHRPAHDDDLAAVLGFVHNAEELFFAFPRASWPLTHAQLSEACATRQSSTLALLDGRPAGFANFYQSQRGEFCALGNLMIAPWARGQGVAQYLIGVMERLAARDFQARALHASCFNQNAAGLLLYARLGYALSGLVERQNKHGERVALVQFCKNL
- a CDS encoding DUF4136 domain-containing protein, which gives rise to MLPRLLLIPILLLLAACQNVQVERDYDASRDFAGYRSWTWQEPALQYRPDDPRVKSDLTEQRIREAVSQQLDQRGLRPAPEGSPADLKVQVWLIVEQHQDQVSTHYSMGYWGGAWGGYWGGPIQTETRTVDYKVATLQVDLLDGKDGKLVWRGSAEQVMRRSPPTPTEREAAIRETVGQVLSQYPPQ
- a CDS encoding nucleotide pyrophosphohydrolase; amino-acid sequence: MNLAELTQRLHAIRDRNAWRPFHSPKNLAMAASVEMAELVEIFQWLSEDQSRQLPAEQLQHAGQEVGDIVLYLLLLCSELGIDMEQVVRAKLADNERRFAQ
- a CDS encoding methyltransferase domain-containing protein yields the protein MSDRHFDELATRFAEKIYGGAKGAIRLAVLQADLKEGLPERPLRVLDIGAGLGHMSLWLAQRGHAVTLAEPAAPMLEGARQRFAEAGVNATFIQAPWQELLGQFNQPFDLVLCHAVLEWLAEPHAILPVLHQLTAPGGWLSLAFYNKDALIYRNLLKGHFRKLRKAQFAGEKQSLTPQRPLDPRELAAQLAEHWTVESQSGVRVFHDYMPSAFQAKAELADLLAMELEHRRHPAFAGLGRYLHWICRPL